In Desulfomicrobium escambiense DSM 10707, one genomic interval encodes:
- a CDS encoding ABC transporter ATP-binding protein, with protein sequence MSDVYRLQGIGKSYQQGEETLTVLNDIDLTVGRGDSLAIIGASGSGKSTLLQIMGTLDVPSRGTILFDGADISTLGWKERARIRNRNMGFVFQFHHLLPEFSTRENVAMPGIIGGMPRGRALEMADAALSRVGLAHRLHHRVTTLSGGERQRAAIARAILLEPAVVLADEPTGNLDERTGREVNDLLLHLNRNQGVTLVVVTHNVELAQCMRRTLELRSGELYES encoded by the coding sequence ATGAGTGACGTCTACCGCCTGCAGGGCATCGGCAAATCCTACCAGCAGGGCGAGGAAACCCTCACCGTGCTGAACGACATAGACCTGACCGTGGGCCGCGGGGACTCCCTGGCCATCATCGGGGCCTCGGGCTCGGGCAAGAGCACGCTCCTGCAGATCATGGGCACCCTGGACGTACCGTCCCGGGGGACCATCCTCTTCGACGGCGCGGACATCTCGACCCTCGGCTGGAAGGAGAGGGCCCGCATCCGCAACCGGAACATGGGCTTCGTGTTCCAGTTCCACCACCTTCTGCCCGAATTTTCCACGCGCGAAAACGTGGCCATGCCAGGCATCATCGGCGGCATGCCCCGGGGCCGGGCCCTGGAAATGGCCGACGCTGCTTTGTCGCGCGTGGGGCTTGCGCATCGCCTCCATCACAGGGTAACCACTCTGTCCGGTGGAGAGAGACAGCGCGCGGCCATTGCCCGCGCCATCCTGCTCGAACCTGCGGTGGTGCTGGCCGACGAGCCCACCGGAAACCTGGATGAACGAACGGGGCGGGAGGTCAACGACCTCCTGCTGCATTTGAACAGGAATCAGGGTGTGACCCTGGTCGTCGTCACCCACAATGTTGAACTTGCCCAGTGCATGCGTCGCACCTTGGAGCTTCGTTCCGGAGAACTGTATGAATCGTAA
- a CDS encoding lipoprotein-releasing ABC transporter permease subunit — protein sequence MQFELFVSLRYLLARRKQAFISVISLISVLGVAIGVASLIVVLGVMNGFSENLRDKILGINSHLIVGSVKQTIENYDRLVDKSMQLDGIAAATPFIYYEVMLSTPSGVKGVVLRGIDPNTAGQVLSVEKDLVSGSLKDLGNQADTPGIVIGKELATRLGLTMGSRVSLLAPSGKKSAAGFSPKILFFNVVGIFNSGMYEYDSSLVFVSIPEAQKILGFEGDVVTGIEYRVTNIDAVQQTGELLVRSLGGFPLYSRNWIEMNQNLFAALKLEKTAMAVILTMIVLVGSFSIITTLVMMVMEKTKDIAVLMALGATPPQIRNIFILQGSLIGAVGTSIGFGLGLAICSLLKKYQFIKLPADVYYLDHLPVKTELLDMSLIAVSAMILCFLATLYPARQAAGMHPTEALRYE from the coding sequence ATGCAATTCGAACTGTTTGTCTCTCTGCGGTATCTTCTGGCCCGGCGCAAACAGGCCTTCATTTCCGTCATCTCGCTCATCTCGGTGCTGGGCGTGGCCATCGGCGTGGCCTCGCTGATCGTCGTCCTCGGCGTCATGAACGGATTCAGCGAGAACCTGCGCGACAAGATCCTGGGCATCAACTCCCACCTCATCGTCGGCTCGGTCAAGCAGACCATCGAAAACTACGACCGTCTGGTGGACAAGAGCATGCAGCTCGACGGCATCGCGGCCGCCACCCCCTTCATCTACTATGAAGTCATGCTGTCCACCCCTTCGGGGGTCAAAGGAGTGGTCCTGCGCGGCATCGACCCGAATACGGCCGGTCAGGTCCTGTCCGTGGAAAAGGATCTGGTCAGCGGCAGTCTGAAGGATCTGGGGAACCAGGCCGACACGCCGGGCATCGTCATCGGCAAGGAGCTGGCCACACGTCTGGGGCTGACCATGGGCAGCCGCGTCAGTCTGCTCGCCCCGAGCGGCAAGAAGTCCGCAGCCGGCTTTTCGCCCAAGATTCTCTTCTTCAACGTGGTCGGCATCTTCAATTCCGGCATGTACGAATATGACTCGTCCCTGGTCTTCGTCTCCATTCCCGAGGCTCAGAAAATCCTCGGCTTCGAGGGCGACGTCGTCACGGGCATCGAGTACCGGGTGACCAACATCGACGCGGTGCAGCAGACCGGCGAACTCCTGGTCCGCAGCCTCGGGGGCTTCCCCCTCTACTCGCGCAACTGGATCGAGATGAACCAGAACCTCTTCGCGGCGCTTAAGCTCGAAAAGACGGCCATGGCCGTGATCCTGACCATGATCGTGCTGGTGGGTTCCTTCTCCATTATCACCACCCTGGTCATGATGGTCATGGAGAAGACCAAGGACATCGCGGTGCTCATGGCCTTGGGCGCCACGCCGCCGCAGATCCGCAACATCTTCATCCTGCAGGGCTCCCTCATCGGCGCCGTGGGCACGAGCATCGGGTTCGGCCTGGGCCTGGCCATCTGTTCGCTCCTCAAGAAGTACCAGTTCATCAAGCTCCCGGCCGACGTCTACTACCTGGACCACCTCCCGGTGAAGACCGAGCTTCTGGACATGTCGCTCATCGCCGTGTCGGCCATGATCCTGTGCTTTTTGGCCACCCTCTACCCTGCCCGCCAGGCGGCCGGGATGCACCCCACCGAGGCCCTGCGCTATGAGTGA
- the lysS gene encoding lysine--tRNA ligase, with product MTQEQTNAPSEKQLLRHRKDKAQFLLDAGIPLYPNDFRRSAEIGDILDAHGHKDEETLASEAGSFSLCGRIMAHRSFGKVTFFHIQDTSGKIQVYTARDDLGAEAYGVFKKFEIGDIVGVVGGLFRTKTGELTVKADQVRLLTKSMRPLPEKYHGLKDVETRYRQRYVDLLVNDRAREIFRKRTAIVQYIRNFLNERGFLEVETPMMQPIAGGATAKPFRTHHNALDMDLFLRIAPELYLKRLLVGGFDRVYEINRNFRNEGIDTRHNPEFTMIEFYWAYATFVDLMDLTQELLGGVAKAVSGTHLVEYQGQIIDLQDGWVRMPFHESLEKIGGVSPDVYTDYDRCKDLAQKLGEAVQPKEKLGKLQAKLFDNLVEPKLIQPHFIYHYPTDISPLSRKNDQNPDITDRFELFICGQEMANAFSELNDPYDQKDRFEEQVREKAAGDDEAHAMDEDYIRALEYGMPPAAGQGIGIDRLVMLLTDSPSIREVILFPLLRPEIAG from the coding sequence TTGACACAAGAACAGACAAATGCCCCCAGCGAAAAGCAGCTGCTGCGCCACCGCAAGGATAAGGCCCAGTTCCTGCTCGACGCGGGCATTCCGCTATATCCCAACGACTTCCGCCGCTCGGCCGAAATCGGAGACATCCTCGACGCCCACGGGCACAAGGATGAAGAAACGCTGGCCAGCGAAGCCGGCTCGTTTTCCCTGTGCGGCCGCATCATGGCCCACCGCTCTTTCGGCAAGGTGACCTTCTTCCACATCCAGGACACGAGCGGAAAAATCCAGGTCTACACGGCCCGCGACGACCTCGGCGCAGAAGCGTACGGGGTTTTCAAGAAATTCGAGATCGGCGACATCGTCGGCGTAGTCGGCGGCCTGTTCCGCACCAAGACCGGCGAACTGACCGTCAAGGCGGATCAGGTCCGCCTGCTGACCAAGTCCATGCGCCCCCTGCCGGAAAAGTACCACGGCCTGAAGGACGTTGAGACCCGCTACCGCCAGCGCTACGTCGACCTGCTGGTCAACGACCGCGCTCGCGAGATCTTCCGCAAGCGCACGGCCATTGTGCAGTACATCCGCAATTTCCTGAACGAGCGCGGGTTCCTGGAAGTCGAGACGCCCATGATGCAGCCCATCGCCGGCGGCGCCACGGCCAAACCCTTCCGGACGCACCACAACGCCCTGGACATGGACCTCTTCCTGCGCATCGCCCCGGAACTGTACCTCAAACGGCTTCTGGTGGGCGGCTTCGACCGGGTCTACGAGATCAACCGAAATTTCCGCAATGAAGGCATCGACACGCGGCACAACCCGGAATTCACCATGATTGAATTCTACTGGGCCTACGCCACCTTCGTCGACCTCATGGACCTGACCCAGGAACTCCTGGGCGGGGTGGCCAAAGCCGTAAGCGGCACCCACCTCGTGGAATACCAGGGCCAGATCATCGACCTGCAGGACGGCTGGGTGCGCATGCCCTTCCACGAATCCCTGGAAAAGATCGGTGGCGTGTCCCCGGATGTCTACACCGACTACGACAGGTGCAAGGACCTGGCCCAGAAGCTCGGCGAAGCCGTGCAGCCCAAGGAGAAGCTCGGCAAGCTCCAGGCCAAGCTCTTCGACAACCTGGTGGAGCCCAAACTCATCCAGCCGCACTTCATCTATCACTACCCGACGGACATCTCCCCGCTCTCGCGCAAGAACGACCAGAACCCCGACATCACGGACCGGTTCGAACTGTTCATCTGCGGGCAGGAGATGGCCAACGCCTTTTCCGAGCTCAACGACCCCTACGACCAGAAGGACCGGTTCGAGGAGCAGGTGCGCGAAAAGGCTGCCGGTGACGACGAGGCCCACGCCATGGACGAGGACTACATCCGCGCCCTGGAGTACGGCATGCCCCCCGCCGCAGGGCAGGGCATCGGCATCGACCGCCTCGTCATGCTGCTGACGGACTCGCCGTCCATCCGGGAGGTCATCCTCTTCCCGCTGCTGCGGCCCGAGATCGCCGGCTAG
- a CDS encoding amidohydrolase family protein encodes MVDCHTHVFPPKIGPRLAAAIGREFGRDPAGDGSAENLLKHLTEAGLSQAICFTAALRPDQMIPANSWMIGLRRTHAHLIPLGTVHPEHPAWAEELDRLERNGIRGLKIHPDLSGVPLNSPLWDPVWESVRNRFLVMVHMGPVRPGEATLSHPRDLSLVLMRHRGLDVVAAHLGGLGLWEETLEHLAGKDIYMDTSCCNDVVPASAMGALLARHDRSRIIFGSDYPLFSPKSERSALTRLLAQLRVSDSTILGNGNRLAQSLQPGGFAGRPPAPGIDFS; translated from the coding sequence ATGGTCGACTGTCACACCCACGTCTTCCCCCCCAAGATCGGCCCAAGGCTGGCGGCGGCCATAGGCCGCGAGTTCGGGCGCGACCCGGCCGGCGACGGCTCGGCCGAAAACCTCCTCAAGCACCTGACCGAAGCCGGTCTGTCGCAGGCGATCTGCTTCACCGCGGCCCTGCGCCCGGACCAGATGATTCCGGCCAACTCCTGGATGATCGGGCTGCGGCGGACCCACGCACACCTCATCCCGCTGGGCACGGTCCACCCGGAGCATCCCGCCTGGGCGGAGGAGCTGGACCGCCTGGAGCGAAACGGCATCCGCGGCCTGAAAATCCATCCCGACCTCTCCGGCGTCCCCTTGAACTCGCCGCTCTGGGACCCCGTCTGGGAAAGCGTCCGGAACCGCTTCCTCGTCATGGTCCACATGGGCCCGGTTCGGCCCGGCGAAGCGACGCTCTCCCACCCGCGGGACCTGTCCCTCGTCCTTATGCGCCACCGGGGCCTCGACGTCGTGGCCGCCCATCTTGGCGGGCTCGGACTGTGGGAGGAAACCCTGGAGCATCTGGCCGGGAAGGACATCTATATGGATACGTCCTGCTGCAATGACGTCGTCCCCGCTTCGGCCATGGGCGCCCTTCTGGCCCGCCATGACCGGAGCCGGATCATCTTCGGCAGCGACTACCCGCTTTTCTCCCCGAAATCCGAGCGTTCGGCCCTGACCCGCCTTCTCGCGCAACTGCGTGTGTCCGACAGCACGATCCTGGGCAACGGAAATCGGCTGGCGCAGAGCCTCCAACCCGGCGGATTTGCAGGCCGGCCGCCAGCTCCCGGCATTGACTTTTCTTGA
- a CDS encoding acyl-CoA thioesterase, with amino-acid sequence MTDAFPKPSCWLTHRVSYGETDAMGVVYYANYLHLFERGRSELIRNLGFSYSVVEERGIFLPVREASCRYLAPARYDDVIHIRTGLAGQSRASLNFVYEIMDDAREHVLTRGTTQHAVVNAQGRPVRVPEWLSALFV; translated from the coding sequence ATGACCGACGCCTTCCCCAAGCCCTCGTGCTGGCTCACCCACCGCGTGTCCTACGGCGAGACCGACGCCATGGGTGTGGTCTACTACGCCAACTACCTGCACCTCTTCGAACGCGGCCGTAGCGAGTTGATCAGGAACCTGGGCTTCAGCTACAGCGTCGTCGAGGAGCGCGGCATCTTCCTGCCCGTGCGCGAGGCCTCCTGCCGCTATCTCGCCCCGGCACGCTACGACGACGTCATCCACATCCGCACCGGTCTGGCGGGCCAGTCGCGGGCCAGCCTGAACTTCGTCTACGAGATCATGGACGATGCACGCGAACACGTCCTGACCAGGGGCACGACCCAGCACGCGGTGGTCAACGCCCAGGGCCGGCCGGTCCGCGTCCCGGAATGGCTCTCGGCCCTCTTTGTCTAG
- a CDS encoding cofactor-independent phosphoglycerate mutase, with protein sequence MKTVFLVADGMAGWPLNVLDGRTTLQAAAKPTLDSLAPRSRCGLCRTVPEGMPPGSDVANMSLLGYDPRTHHTGRGPIEAAAQGLVLDPDDLVWRMNLVNLTELSDAGVMLDYSSGHIGTAVAAPLVARLAEMAQGSPFQPVQGIQYRHLLVQRGGALTGAAGLNIRPPHDILDQAIAQDLAAFETFPELAAFLKAAHEFLRSEPTSHATSVWPWGQGRPLILPAFTGRFGLRGAVVSAVDLVKGLGRAAGMDVLEVEGVTGLIDTNYEGKVRAALEFLRHGDFVYVHVEAPDECGHMGDPELKKRAIELFDERIVAPVLAALENEDATIVVTCDHFTPVVRRTHTEDPVPFLLFRTRAPRADGPAVFDERTAGTSGLFLPQGLDLLPFCLGTDA encoded by the coding sequence ATGAAGACCGTCTTTCTCGTGGCCGACGGCATGGCCGGCTGGCCTTTGAACGTCCTGGACGGACGCACCACCCTGCAGGCCGCTGCAAAGCCCACCCTCGACTCCCTGGCCCCGCGCTCGCGCTGTGGCCTGTGCCGGACCGTGCCCGAGGGCATGCCCCCCGGCTCGGACGTGGCCAACATGTCCCTCCTGGGCTACGACCCGCGCACGCACCACACCGGCCGGGGCCCCATCGAGGCCGCGGCCCAGGGCCTGGTCCTTGATCCCGACGACCTGGTCTGGCGCATGAACCTGGTCAACCTGACAGAACTCTCGGACGCCGGGGTCATGCTGGACTATTCCTCTGGACACATCGGCACCGCCGTGGCCGCCCCCCTGGTCGCCAGGCTGGCGGAAATGGCCCAGGGCTCTCCCTTCCAGCCGGTCCAGGGCATCCAGTACCGCCACCTCCTGGTGCAGCGAGGCGGCGCCCTGACCGGCGCGGCCGGCTTGAACATTCGCCCGCCCCATGACATCCTCGATCAGGCCATCGCCCAGGATCTGGCGGCCTTCGAGACCTTTCCGGAACTTGCGGCCTTCCTCAAGGCCGCCCATGAGTTCCTGCGCTCCGAACCCACCTCGCACGCCACATCCGTATGGCCATGGGGGCAGGGACGCCCTCTGATCCTGCCGGCCTTCACCGGCCGTTTCGGACTGCGCGGGGCCGTGGTCTCGGCCGTGGACCTGGTCAAGGGCCTGGGCAGGGCCGCGGGCATGGACGTGCTGGAAGTCGAGGGCGTCACCGGCCTCATCGACACCAACTACGAAGGCAAGGTCCGGGCGGCGCTGGAATTTCTGCGGCACGGCGACTTCGTCTACGTGCATGTGGAAGCCCCGGACGAATGCGGCCACATGGGCGACCCGGAACTCAAGAAGCGCGCCATCGAACTCTTCGACGAGCGCATCGTGGCCCCGGTCCTGGCGGCCCTGGAAAACGAGGACGCAACCATCGTCGTGACCTGCGACCATTTCACGCCAGTAGTCCGCCGCACCCACACCGAGGACCCGGTGCCGTTCCTGCTCTTCCGCACCCGCGCCCCGCGCGCGGACGGACCGGCCGTCTTCGACGAGCGCACGGCCGGGACATCGGGCCTGTTCCTGCCCCAGGGGCTTGACCTCCTCCCCTTCTGCCTCGGAACGGACGCATGA
- a CDS encoding homoserine dehydrogenase → MKDSVIHLGLAGLGTVGSGLVKIIQENGDWIERRLGKTLKVKTIMVRDLDKPRNVVPSPDTAFTTNIDDIIGDPEIDIVVELAGGIDFPRRLITQALHSGKSVVTANKALLAEHGPELFELAASRNLGLYYEASVAGGIPIIQTLKESLAGNRIKAMTGILNGTANFIMSEMSEKGEDFATVLAKAQAKGYAEADPTLDVEGIDAAHKLVILIRLAYGQDFPLSKLTVEGISKVEQFDITLAKEFGYRLKLLAQVREKSGLLHAGVYPALLRQDHILAKVDGPFNSILLEGNAVGPVMLYGQGAGDLPTGSAVLADILALARTNCVPNNTGFLETRLPQAQILAPELTVFRHYFRFTVVDRPGVMASIAGVMGEYNISIAQVVQRQYAPDAGVPIVFISHSAQMQNVSAALDTIKKFSFVLDPPVHYRII, encoded by the coding sequence TTGAAAGACTCCGTCATCCATCTCGGCCTGGCCGGCCTGGGCACGGTCGGCTCCGGGCTCGTCAAGATCATCCAGGAGAACGGCGACTGGATCGAGCGCAGGCTCGGCAAGACCCTCAAAGTGAAGACTATCATGGTCCGCGACCTCGACAAGCCCAGAAACGTCGTCCCGTCCCCGGACACCGCCTTCACCACGAATATCGACGACATCATCGGCGACCCCGAAATTGACATCGTGGTCGAACTGGCCGGGGGCATCGATTTCCCGCGCAGGCTCATTACCCAGGCCCTGCACAGCGGCAAGTCCGTGGTCACGGCCAACAAGGCCCTGCTGGCCGAGCACGGCCCCGAACTCTTCGAACTGGCGGCCAGCAGGAACCTGGGCCTCTATTACGAAGCCAGCGTGGCCGGGGGCATCCCCATCATCCAGACCCTCAAGGAAAGCCTGGCCGGCAACCGCATCAAGGCCATGACCGGCATCCTGAACGGCACGGCCAACTTCATCATGTCCGAAATGTCCGAGAAGGGCGAGGACTTCGCCACGGTCCTGGCCAAGGCCCAGGCCAAGGGTTACGCCGAGGCGGACCCGACCCTGGACGTCGAGGGCATCGACGCCGCGCACAAACTGGTCATCCTCATCCGCCTCGCCTACGGCCAGGACTTCCCCCTGAGCAAGCTCACGGTGGAAGGCATCTCCAAGGTCGAGCAGTTCGACATCACCCTGGCCAAGGAATTCGGCTACCGCCTGAAGCTCCTGGCCCAGGTCCGCGAAAAGTCAGGGCTACTGCACGCCGGCGTGTACCCGGCCCTGCTGCGCCAGGACCACATCCTGGCCAAGGTCGACGGCCCCTTCAACTCCATCCTGCTCGAAGGCAACGCCGTGGGACCGGTCATGCTCTACGGACAGGGCGCCGGCGACCTGCCCACGGGCAGCGCCGTGCTGGCCGACATCCTGGCCCTGGCCCGCACCAACTGCGTGCCCAACAACACGGGCTTCCTGGAGACGCGCCTGCCCCAGGCCCAGATCCTGGCCCCGGAGCTGACCGTGTTCCGCCACTACTTCCGCTTCACCGTGGTCGACCGGCCTGGCGTCATGGCTTCCATCGCAGGGGTCATGGGCGAGTACAACATCAGCATAGCCCAGGTCGTACAGCGCCAGTACGCGCCCGACGCCGGCGTACCCATCGTCTTCATCAGCCATTCGGCGCAGATGCAGAACGTTTCCGCGGCCCTGGACACCATCAAGAAATTCAGCTTCGTGCTCGACCCGCCGGTGCACTACAGGATCATCTGA
- the rfbC gene encoding dTDP-4-dehydrorhamnose 3,5-epimerase: MDVTRTNIPGVLLIKPEVFGDHRGFFSETYSRRRFEDNGLVVDFVQDNHAFSAQAGVLRGLHFQSPPMAQTKLVRVTRGAVFDVVVDLRKGSPAYGRWEGFTLSAENHRQLLIPAGLAHGYMTLEPDTDFLYKVDRYYSPEHDGGILWCDPGLGIAWPDLPPVLSQKDVRLPRLKDFDSPFSF, encoded by the coding sequence ATGGATGTGACCCGCACCAACATACCAGGAGTTTTGCTGATCAAGCCCGAGGTGTTCGGCGACCACAGGGGCTTTTTCAGCGAGACGTACAGCCGCAGACGGTTCGAGGACAACGGCCTTGTCGTCGACTTCGTGCAGGACAACCATGCCTTCTCGGCCCAGGCCGGCGTGCTGCGCGGACTGCATTTCCAGTCCCCGCCCATGGCCCAGACAAAGCTGGTGCGCGTGACGCGCGGCGCAGTCTTCGACGTGGTGGTGGACCTGCGCAAGGGGTCGCCTGCCTATGGCCGCTGGGAGGGCTTCACGCTTTCGGCCGAAAATCATCGTCAACTGCTCATTCCTGCGGGTCTGGCCCACGGTTACATGACGCTGGAGCCGGACACGGACTTTCTCTACAAGGTCGACCGATATTACTCCCCCGAACATGACGGCGGTATCCTGTGGTGCGATCCGGGCCTGGGCATTGCGTGGCCGGACCTTCCGCCCGTGCTGTCGCAGAAGGATGTGCGCCTGCCGCGGCTGAAGGATTTCGACTCGCCGTTCAGCTTCTGA
- the qrcA gene encoding menaquinone reductase multiheme cytochrome c subunit QrcA — protein MAKCKSCVVLPFLIGLVASIVLGWWGFPKVLYSQKTQPIRFDHVVHVEDQGMACEDCHAFREDGSFTGLPTNANCVGCHEDVQGEDPDEARFVTEYVQQEKEVEWLAYQTQPDNVYFSHIAHKELECTSCHPDVAKMKTPPVYHENRLSGYSKDTMKMWQCEECHAKTGASNACFVCHK, from the coding sequence GTGGCAAAATGCAAGAGCTGCGTGGTGTTGCCATTCCTGATCGGTTTGGTGGCATCGATCGTGCTTGGTTGGTGGGGCTTTCCAAAAGTCCTGTACAGTCAGAAGACCCAACCCATCCGGTTCGATCACGTCGTGCATGTGGAAGATCAGGGCATGGCATGCGAAGACTGTCATGCTTTTCGGGAGGATGGTTCCTTTACCGGTCTGCCCACCAATGCGAATTGTGTCGGCTGTCATGAGGATGTCCAGGGTGAGGATCCCGACGAAGCCCGTTTCGTGACCGAGTATGTGCAGCAGGAAAAGGAAGTCGAATGGCTCGCGTACCAGACGCAGCCGGACAACGTGTACTTCTCCCACATCGCGCACAAGGAGCTCGAGTGCACTTCGTGTCATCCCGACGTGGCCAAGATGAAGACCCCGCCTGTGTACCACGAGAACAGGCTCTCGGGCTACAGCAAGGACACCATGAAGATGTGGCAGTGTGAAGAATGCCATGCCAAGACCGGCGCCAGCAACGCCTGTTTTGTGTGCCACAAATAA
- the qrcB gene encoding menaquinone reductase molybdopterin-binding-like subunit QrcB, translated as MGIDRRSFISLVAGGVAGSLFTPVIWKSLDDVSIWTQNWPWIPRLQYGEEAKVPALCKLGADAYGIQVKTVAGRPVAAEGDADHPLSQGGICPLGAASVHMLYSPSRVKNPKLKDGSSFKDISWEEAEDLLAGKIKEAGAGVAMISGDETGSVTDVLAGLVGKAGSDKTFLMPGESAPAAAALAMIGGDGQVGYDIENASYVLLLGADALGSWGNVARNGKALGASREKGVKFVYVGPAQNGTSAVCDSWVPCAPGTEAVLALGLAAVISAGGRDRASWAGYADFAKFVQSAYAPEKVSEITGVSVDVIKGLAQELVRAGRPLVLTAAGAGQGLGAFEMAASMSLNLLLERVNTVGGVRILPWSPKVVESAPEKKALLAADLAGYLTSVAEGAVEAPALLMVHAANPAYAMPNLAKAQAAIDKAGFVVSFSPFMDETAAMADLIMPDCYAFERLDDAYSPYGSGQPNYTVAGAIIKPVYDTKPAGDVILSVAAKAGLELGFETFEDVVKAKAEALGADFDALVEGGPWLGEEFPVQELALWATPLKEIPVTAADGKSLALAVAFQLKVGSAKVAIPPFNTNAIRFNEMLGKDMYVLMNGATAKNLGVKKDDAVKLSAASGECKARVRIFEGVMNDTVVAPLGFGHTAWDDFSRGKGDNVFKLLAAEAEGETGLSRFATARVTVSKA; from the coding sequence ATGGGAATCGACAGAAGAAGCTTTATTTCCTTGGTGGCTGGCGGTGTGGCGGGCAGCCTCTTCACTCCCGTGATCTGGAAATCCCTTGATGACGTGTCCATCTGGACCCAGAACTGGCCCTGGATTCCGCGGCTGCAGTACGGCGAGGAAGCGAAGGTTCCGGCCCTGTGCAAGCTCGGCGCCGACGCCTACGGCATCCAGGTCAAGACCGTGGCCGGCCGCCCCGTCGCCGCCGAAGGCGATGCGGACCACCCCCTGAGCCAGGGCGGCATCTGCCCCCTAGGCGCGGCCAGCGTGCACATGCTCTACAGCCCCTCGCGGGTGAAGAACCCCAAGCTCAAGGACGGCTCGTCCTTCAAGGACATCAGCTGGGAAGAGGCCGAAGACCTCCTGGCCGGGAAGATCAAGGAAGCCGGCGCCGGCGTGGCCATGATCAGCGGCGATGAGACCGGCTCCGTAACCGACGTGCTGGCTGGCCTGGTAGGCAAGGCCGGATCCGACAAGACTTTTCTGATGCCGGGTGAAAGCGCCCCGGCCGCCGCGGCCCTGGCCATGATCGGTGGGGACGGCCAAGTCGGCTACGACATCGAGAACGCGAGCTACGTGCTCCTGCTCGGCGCCGACGCCCTGGGCTCCTGGGGCAACGTGGCCCGCAACGGCAAGGCCTTGGGTGCCAGTCGCGAAAAGGGCGTGAAGTTCGTTTACGTGGGGCCTGCCCAGAACGGCACCTCCGCGGTCTGCGACAGTTGGGTGCCCTGCGCCCCCGGCACCGAAGCCGTGCTGGCCTTGGGCCTGGCGGCGGTGATCTCCGCAGGCGGCCGTGACCGCGCCTCCTGGGCCGGGTACGCCGATTTCGCCAAGTTCGTGCAGTCCGCATACGCACCTGAAAAGGTGTCGGAAATCACGGGCGTTTCCGTCGACGTGATCAAGGGCCTGGCCCAGGAACTAGTCCGCGCGGGCCGTCCGCTGGTCCTGACCGCCGCCGGCGCCGGACAGGGTCTGGGCGCCTTCGAGATGGCCGCGAGCATGAGCCTCAACCTGCTGCTGGAACGGGTCAACACCGTCGGCGGCGTGCGCATTCTGCCCTGGAGCCCCAAGGTCGTCGAGTCCGCCCCTGAAAAGAAGGCCCTGCTCGCCGCCGACCTCGCCGGCTACCTGACCTCCGTCGCCGAAGGCGCAGTCGAGGCCCCGGCCCTGCTCATGGTCCACGCCGCCAACCCGGCCTATGCCATGCCGAACCTGGCCAAGGCCCAGGCCGCCATCGATAAGGCCGGCTTCGTGGTCTCCTTCAGCCCCTTCATGGACGAGACCGCGGCCATGGCCGACCTGATCATGCCCGACTGCTACGCCTTCGAGCGCCTGGACGACGCCTACTCCCCGTATGGTTCCGGCCAGCCCAACTACACGGTGGCGGGCGCCATCATCAAGCCCGTCTACGACACCAAGCCCGCCGGCGACGTGATCCTGTCCGTGGCCGCCAAGGCCGGACTGGAACTGGGCTTCGAGACCTTCGAGGACGTGGTCAAGGCCAAGGCCGAGGCCCTGGGCGCCGATTTCGACGCCTTGGTCGAGGGCGGTCCCTGGCTCGGTGAGGAATTCCCGGTCCAGGAACTGGCCCTGTGGGCGACCCCGCTCAAGGAGATCCCCGTGACCGCAGCGGACGGCAAGTCCCTGGCCCTGGCCGTGGCCTTCCAGCTCAAGGTCGGCAGCGCCAAGGTCGCCATCCCGCCGTTCAACACCAATGCCATCCGCTTCAACGAGATGCTCGGCAAGGACATGTACGTGCTGATGAACGGCGCGACGGCCAAGAATCTGGGCGTGAAGAAGGATGACGCGGTCAAGCTCTCCGCCGCTTCCGGCGAGTGCAAGGCCCGCGTGCGCATCTTCGAAGGCGTCATGAACGATACCGTGGTGGCCCCCCTCGGGTTCGGCCATACCGCCTGGGATGATTTTTCCAGAGGCAAGGGAGACAATGTCTTCAAGCTGCTGGCCGCCGAGGCCGAAGGCGAAACCGGCCTGTCCCGGTTCGCCACGGCGCGGGTCACTGTGAGCAAGGCGTAG